A region of Neovison vison isolate M4711 chromosome 7, ASM_NN_V1, whole genome shotgun sequence DNA encodes the following proteins:
- the ZNF469 gene encoding zinc finger protein 469, which yields MPGEQPRQALPPAMTGDPQPCQTAGGLGGPSQPPSEDGAPASRTTKATGSRAWVGEPPESQLWQAREGEPKAPLLRAESLSSLAGRGGSPQGTPGRSPAQALAQQASRADGSPQQLYNRSISGPRVRHTLDKTPEGPQGEDPVPPEAKAPPTPEELSFQRCFQETPSSFTSSNHTSQKATSGPPPLRPPSGSSARSCRPASYSELQAGGADSWPPAVGNGFPGARFGVPAAKPEPFPEGDGPGVASFPYPLQAPHGPGPKPFPADRSPPTYRERALMFAFCQPGGAWPEDVVGTGTAYPLPTQPTPQPPPCYPGRPSLDAPSDLGCAPPQPGAAPLAPSPFSESPATFLDSLHKSLTKALPERLPLAQDDRLGSPRGPPNSLSQRHFPGQPYGRPGASGVGTSPGPLDTELATPGPLPTRLPPLWDPATAPYPTPPLGPPAPAGNAFFEGQANLGQRLGLPRSPPLPWPQVLPATGPGPQRMEVLSQLPFPAGGPEWQGGSQGALGAAGKTAGPGEKLAVLRNSPGQHGGSSPGLFAYNGLKDSGAQPLFFGVAQSQVSPRATPSLPPPRVLGTSPCGSPLPSPATNTASSSSCSSLSPLSSSPANPSSEESQVSGPLGPPTFFHAPARPPETSSPYPSPEPPHAVPRHYQPEPVREFPFPAEGLGPEGSFKCLEEAPFSGSGPEARLEGFPQEPPPYAAHHFPLSSASLDQLDVLLTCRQCDQNYSSLAAFLGHRQFCRALLARAKDGPPQPPGPPGPPDAPKAPASGNLSLLSHTKTVPLLVSGDLRADGKEDPLRTSFLPSLATTPFPLPATDLDPEDDAKLDSLITEALNGLGYQSDNPEIDSSFIDVFADEEPSGPRGPGAGQPPKTKVGAVPENKAQYPLPGEAAPLEPQVPRPWNGGCPARSRPKTRSLGPAPTEAGGAGLASQQRRGKQFKLFQKGLDTSSSTNSRKGPRATCLRPRRKVHGAEAPPPRPRDLRTQAPRSPADPSHRALPMETRSSPRLRLSPGKGSRRRKPRAGTWSKELIHKIVQQKNKAQGRPRRRGPGRRLPPAPVRQVPRSAELGLGELTCASESEEEDGSQPHGSCLRGRPRQGCGRRHRGTKQKEADVAPGPEEDRGPQKARTVRRQEATKVRAPPSPKEPGSPCPGPEERGPKHLLQVPASAGAPEENRPALDSPPETKNPRPAEERLPGATELPREAPSSSPASCGEGSPRSPAPEPGRGDPQLSRGSVPGAAWGTEPPTSQDREDPYPSGEQLAPVAHAADTSALESGALFLKTPDLGCGPALLNRDPVGVPLARKGAQPYSSSPSKLFLGPKELPGCLQEGFYSKPLVPDSPDASGARRPQDGWHTSVLEPKPPRSPPYAIHGGPDKAGPPLTLESTPLFPGLPTDGLDPPTYSGRQGSGDTHPLPLCADPPPRKPQLEPPSSLLLPDKGWSLLEEAPVLASHVGHLPDLLGEKAFGRRRPGEAAEAASPSPLPGKVGECGIAFMGSLCEDELEIRRLVAELETQLHSKGASRAPELPRAAGQVGGMQAGTGAPLPTHRAASPPRDAFSEADLTGLGGLTPHPEGAETAVAATERGLGSPQEEWSSPHPGEAALAPCVHADGASGANRSFQAVQRAGVLETGPPKAKGDCGAQADVSCPSPGELFKPPRDVSRLASCSPSHEPLLPKNSEAAKMHPSHALPPLPCTQAGGPCRDPPELEASGRPLAHLAPSSASQGAAPSCDAGHGDVPEECSVSQAGPPHSAAGGPGLKSDEESVPVAASPSPACAPNTGPGRRPQDPAASPLRQLQLLVARAAGGEEDTLGSQGRPSAGTPSPGSLEGDSAEGGDMARSTPQDVPAAARHQLQPEADGRLDPLGQAGEPEGRGKAGRQRPDNWGDLLGLDSLFTVSASPETALAGLAGEADQLGGQLQGNSQLLGLPKEAWAPQSPTSCDAETLVPALAVARVRNGPEARTSEKAASPGLEKQLLLTGDNPASAVREPTTCGPRPASAATPIPCGLEHLPPEDPPRGPSGKLGGLLPAPPACGDPDSPQPLPPPSPAGPPPRRADCSPAATDAGAGPPAATPPSSRTSPCGFKESLAHRPLLGDHSPLQNPPWGRPGCIRVFTPAWGQDHPEGSVSGPPEDSRKEKPRRSPVCVTSSPSKRPDPPRVTTSTPAGPDVPTADGTGAERGPGVDHPAPHGWGASPHRGPSRRPPGPASPDPPGNRQGQGVTAVPTDPSTWGVTGPESCACQEGKAGAGRSSAMTAPGADTSDLAVPCQSPEIPRVRTASPSSTAQDSRPSSPQSLKTVHCTPQSPQGTRQKAVSTENAPQEDGTSSGRPVTCEVCAASFRSRPGLSRHRARKHGLHRSPPGPQPPACQPPGKRSRRAPGKEKSSQGLNGPGRATGLHPDQDTEAPEDASGPQPARLSAGSTLGCSPSREPHPPGPGEPGEDMRPAEPRKQAPLVRDKRCPKQADKGSGQRRGRTPVDVPSKMEGKLQEKGRKPRARRFREASGPPVSPGVISGRSRRRGLSTATASPLGPPGSLLSVQTEPDANACWPGVMENAVDTDPEETPAQRSLQDWMTCVEGVGWAPPGDRPRGQKAALTRGCWGPREARTSDVHKEPAWAAGAEPAGHCRAVESGSGQGVGEGPGPSWSPPGPQETHVSAGGANSSCSPSPLHNPEAQVSVQACEGAAPGAPSPGLRDPLSLFDDEASFSQLFPLGDRWTQKKNPRVYGKRCKKPKAPPPPEPLREVGACLALGSAGLSTDLSDSGSLCLSHEDPWGDEASGLPESFLLEGFLSSKVPGIDPWAPSPSLWALEADPGGDSAEDVPPRHTEDRGSENIPELHMVPASWRDLDLQVPAEGVASSLGELSPEPPDLEQERYDSGPPGAAVDLEMLRTKLDEQDLGFLTPRDDPGGVLSTGSLDFAEPPSPGAAGAGGAPGRDRPAKASRASYKCKVCFQRFRGLGELDLHKLAHSPAPPPTCYLCVARRFGSRERLRAHLQEKHAQSGPGRWACGMCGRAAADVWMYNEHLREHALRFARKGPARGSLGDWGAGRRGARVPGGGAGQASGPRGGGRSPADGRPGEASGPQPGAGRGSPRDSARPPAAAARPGPERTPAPDGASAGSSGPAACGKPPPPRGPAQARAGRSPPPRAGRAPPACEDPSRDCHHCGKRFPKPFKLQRHLAVHSPQRVYLCPRCPRVYPEHEQLRAHLGGAHGARGPLELPHTALYACELCAHVTRVSRRSLVCSACNYTFARKEQFERHMRKHRGGAQPPFAFRRVRRPGAPAPKAPAREGALPSKRRRVAAPGSPAGPGARGPLSWGCSPPRSEGSLPALLQPCPEAAPGTTKGQPGTPERPVDPVGHPGTGGDVPSDLQEPLPPALSPFPAASADGQGGRKPGGAPGRSAGEASPGSPGPPLQQALPLGGSVPRPGSRGQDGEEKRATGPFSGKRRTPSTPDLCLEAPSLPQKEKQVSTGLTVPEGGTGGPSHKGSAVKPWGGRSSSKDRSAMPTPSKAPRFPVQPKKVVASPTPTELTHGTEPTTLKAKPSPSTQGSGGPRHGSKTAGGSQPQPASGQLQSETATTPAKPDCPGQGPAPDKHPPRAKSSPKGPRGASDQGSRGSLGTREDGEVSEKKRKGRAPGPSKSESVGSLGRAHLVPDKPPRAPRKQATPSRVLPTKARPSNQSSPMPPQPSEPRQAGPGHTHGDCRRSKEGQGKAFPQGRPLQRPPKRDRAVHGAEPADRRACRTAASQNDLLSQLFGQRLTSFKIPLKKDPPE from the coding sequence GGCCGGGGGGGCTGACAGCTGGCCTCCCGCTGTTGGGAACGGCTTCCCAGGTGCTAGATTTGGGGTCCCTGCTGCCAAGCCAGAGCCTTTTCCCGAAGGGGACGGCCCCGGGGTGGCCTCCTTCCCATACCCCCTCCAGGCACCGCACGGGCCTGGCCCAAAACCCTTCCCCGCGGACAGGTCCCCGCCCACGTACAGGGAAAGAGCGCTGATGTTTGCCTTCTGCCAGCCCGGGGGCGCATGGCCAGAAGACGTGGTGGGCACAGGCACCGCCTACCCCTTGCCCACCCAGCCCacgccccagcccccaccctgctaCCCAGGCCGGCCCAGCCTTGACGCCCCCAGTGACCTTGGCTGTGCTCCCCCACAACCTGGTGCTGctcccctggcccccagcccttTCTCAGAGAGCCCGGCCACCTTTCTGGACAGTTTGCACAAGAGCCTGACCAAAGCTCTGCCTGAGagactgcctttggcccaggacGACAGGCTGGGGAGCCCCAGGGGGCCCCCAAACTCTCTGTCCCAGAGGCACTTTCCTGGGCAGCCCTACGGAAGGCCCGGGGCCAGCGGAGTGGGGACCAGCCCAGGGCCTCTAGACACAGAGCTGGCCACCCCAGGGCCCCTGCCCACCAGACTGCCCCCGCTATGGGACCCTGCCACAGCCCCTTACCCCACACCTCCCCTgggccccccagcccctgccggGAATGCCTTCTTCGAAGGCCAGGCCAACCTAGGCCAGCGCCTTGGCCTCCCCCGGAGCCCCCCACTGCCCTGGCCCCAAGTGCTCCCAGCCACCGGGCCTGGCCCCCAGCGCATGGAGGTGCTGAGCCAGCTGCCTTTCCCCGCAGGGGGCCCCGAGTGGCAGGGCGGCAGCCAGGGAGCCCTGGGGGCTGCCGGCAAGACCGCCGGGCCTGGGGAGAAGCTGGCAGTCCTGAGAAACAGCCCAGGTCAGCACGGGGGCAGCTCCCCTGGCCTGTTCGCCTACAACGGGCTGAAGGACTCCGGAGCCCAACCCCTGTTCTTTGGGGTGGCCCAGTCCCAGGTCTCACCCCGGGCAACCCccagcctgccccctccccgaGTCTTGGGCACCTCTCCCTGTGGGTCCCCGCTGCCCTCACCGGCCACCAACACGGCCAGCAGCAGCTCCTGCTCCTCGCTGTCCCCGCTGTCCAGCAGCCCGGCCAACCCCAGCTCGGAGGAGAGCCAGGTGTCCGGCCCACTCGGGCCCCCCACCTTCTTCCACGCCCCTGCTCGCCCCCCGGAGACCAGCAGCCCCTACCCGTCCCCTGAGCCCCCACACGCCGTGCCCAGGCACTACCAGCCGGAGCCCGTCAGAGAATTCCCTTTCCCCGCGGAGGGGCTGGGGCCTGAGGGCTCTTTCAAATGCTTAGAGGAGGCCCCCTTCTCAGGCTCAGGCCCGGAGGCCAGGCTGGAGGGCTTCCCCCAGGAGCCACCCCCCTACGCGGCCCACCACTTCCCCCTGAGCAGTGCGAGTCTGGACCAGCTGGACGTGTTGCTCACCTGCAGGCAGTGTGACCAGAACTACAGCAGCCTGGCCGCCTTCCTGGGGCACCGGCAGTTCTGCCGTGCGCTGCTGGCCAGGGCCAAGGATGGCCCCCCACAGCCCCCGGGACCTCCTGGCCCCCCCGACGCCCCCAAAGCGCCAGCCAGCGGGAACCTGAGCCTGCTCAGCCACACCAAGACGGTCCCCTTACTGGTCAGCGGGGACCTCCGGGCTGACGGCAAAGAGGACCCCCTGAGGACCAGCTTCCTGCCCAGCCTGgccaccacccccttccccctccctgccacagACCTGGACCCTGAGGACGACGCCAAGCTGGACAGCCTCATCACCGAGGCGCTCAACGGCCTGGGGTACCAGTcggacaaccctgagatcgacaGCAGCTTCATCGATGTCTTCGCTGATGAGGAGCCTTCCGGCCCCAGAGGGCCTGGTGCTGGGCAGCCCCCCAAGACCAAGGTTGGGGCCGTGCCAGAAAACAAAGCCCAGTACCCGCTCCCGGGCGAGGCCGCCCCTCTGGAGCCCCAGGTCCCCCGCCCTTGGAATGGGGGCTGCCCAGCCCGCAGCCGGCCGAAAACCCGCTCCCTGGGCCCCGCGCCCACCGAGGCAGGTGGGGCTGGCCTGGCCagccagcagaggagagggaagcagttCAAGTTGTTCCAGAAAGGGCTGGATACCTCCAGCTCCACCAATAGCCGgaagggccccagagccacttgCCTGAGGCCGAGGAGGAAAGTGCACGGGGCGGaggcacccccaccccgcccccgggaCCTCAGGACCCAGGCCCCCAGGAGCCCCGCAGATCCCAGCCACCGGGCCCTCCCCATGGAGACTAGGAGCTCACCACGCCTCCGCCTGTCCCCCGGGAAGGGCTCCAGGAGGAGGAAGCCCCGGGCCGGCACCTGGAGCAAGGAGCTCATCCACAAAATCGTGCAGCAGAAAAACAAGGCCCaggggcggccgcggcggcgTGGCCCAGGCAGGCGCCTCCCTCCGGCCCCGGTGAGGCAGGTGCCCCGCAGCGCTGAGCTGGGCCTCGGAGAGCTCACCTGTGCCTCTGAGTCCGAGGAAGAGGACGGGTCACAGCCGCACGGCTCCTGCCTCCGAGGGCGGCCCCGCCAGGGCTGTGGCCGGCGGCACCGAGGCACGAAGCAGAAGGAAGCCGATGTGGCCCCAGGCCCTGAGGAGGACAGAGGGCCGCAGAAAGCCAGGACGGTCAGGAGGCAGGAAGCCACAAAGGTCAGGGCCCCCCCCAGCCCCAAGGAGCCAGGCAGTCCTTGCCCAGGCCCCGAGGAGAGAGGCCCCAAGCATCTCCTGCAGGTTCCGGCCAGTGCCGGGGCCCCAGAGGAGAACCGTCCGGCCCTGGACTCCCCCCCGGAGACCAAGAACCCCAGACCTGCTGAGGAGCGACTGCCAGGTGCCACTGAACTCCCCAGAGAGGCTCCAAGCTCCTCTCCAGCCTCCTGCGGGGAGGGAAGCCCCCGGTCCCCAGCCCCGGAGCCAGGCAGAGGGGACCCCCAGCTGTCCCGTGGGAGTGTGCCAGGCGCGGCCTGGGGCACAGAGCCGCCCACCTCCCAGGACAGAGAGGACCCCTACCCATCAGGAGAGCAGCTGGCGCCCGTCGCTCACGCCGCCGACACCTCCGCCCTTGAATCTGGCGCCCTGTTTTTGAAGACTCCGGATCTTGGCTGTGGCCCTGCTCTTCTTAACAGAGACCCAGTGGGGGTTCCACTTGCCAGAAAGGGGGCCCAGCCCTACAGCAGCTCCCCCAGCAAATTGTTCCTCGGACCCAAAGAGCTGCCTGGCTGTCTCCAAGAAGGCTTCTACTCCAAGCCCTTAGTGCCGGACTCTCCAGATGCCAGCGGCGCACGCCGGCCCCAGGACGGTTGGCACACCAGTGTCCTTGAGCCAAAACCACCAAGGAGCCCACCCTACGCGATCCACGGGGGCCCCGACAAAGCCGGACCCCCGCTGACCCTGGAGTCCACGCCGCTCTTCCCAGGGCTGCCTACAGATGGGCTTGACCCGCCCACCTACAGTGGCCGGCAGGGAAGTGGAgacacccaccccctgcccctgtgcGCTGATCCTCCCCCAAGGAAACCCCAGTTAGAGCCACCGTCCTCCCTGCTTCTGCCCGACAAGGGCTGGTCCCTGCTGGAGGAGGCCCCAGTGCTGGCCAGCCATGTGGGTCACCTTCCCGACCTCTTGGGGGAGAAGGCCTTCGGTAGGAGACGCCccggggaagcagcagaggccgccagcccttcccctctgcctggcaAGGTCGGCGAATGTGGCATCGCTTTTATGGGCAGCCTGTGCGAAGATGAACTAGAAATCAGAAGGCTGGTCGCCGAGTTGGAGACTCAGCTGCACAGTAAAGGGGCGTCCAGGGCCCCAGAACTGCCGCGCGCAGCTGGGCAGGTGGGCGGGATGCAGGCCGGCACCGGGgcccctctgcccacccaccgGGCCGCCTCGCCCCCCAGGGACGCCTTCTCCGAGGCTGACCTCACCGGCCTTGGGGGGTTGACTCCACACCCAGAAGGGGCAGAAACAGCAGTGGCCGCCACGGAAAGGGGCCTGGGGAGCCCCCAGGAGGAGTGGTCCTCACCCCACCCAGGAGAAGCAGCCCTCGCCCCCTGTGTGCATGCAGACGGGGCCTCTGGGGCCAACCGCAGCTTCCAAGCAGTACAGAGAGCCGGGGTCTTGGAGACAGGCCCCCCAAAGGCCAAAGGGGACTGCGGGGCCCAGGCAGACGTCTCTTGCCCCAGCCCTGGAGAGCTGTTCAAGCCTCCACGGGATGTGAGCCGCTTAGCAAGCTGTAGCCCAAGCCATGAGCCTTTACTTCCCAAAAATAGTGAGGCTGCCAAGATGCACCCAAGCCACGCCCTGCCGCCCCTTCCCTGCACACAGGCAGGAGGGCCCTGCCGAGACCCCCCCGAGCTGGAAGCATCTGGCCGCCCACTAGCCCACCTGGCGCCCAGCTCGGCCTCTCAGGGGGCCGCCCCGTCCTGTGATGCCGGTCATGGCGATGTGCCCGAAGAATGCTCTGTGAGCCAAGCAGGCCCGCCCCACTCTGCTGCGGGGGGCCCTGGCCTTAAGAGTGATGAGGAGTCTGTGCCCGTGGCGGCCTCCCCGAGTCCCGCCTGCGCGCCCAACACCGGTCCTGGCAGGAGGCCCCAGGACCCAGCCGCAAGCCCCCTCCGTCAGCTGCAGCTCCTGGTGGCCAGAGcggctgggggtgaggaggacacCCTGGGCTCACAGGGGCGCCCGTCTGCTGGTACCCCAAGCCCTGGGTCTCTGGAAGGGGACAGTGCGGAAGGTGGGGACATGGCCCGCAGCACCCCCCAGGACGTCCCCGCAGCGGCCAGACATCAGCTGCAACCTGAGGCTGACGGACGCCTGGATCCCCTCGGCCAGGCTGGGGAGCCCGAGGGCCGAGGCAAAGCAGGCAGACAGCGGCCGGATAACTGGGGGGATCTGCTGGGGCTGGACAGCCTCTTCACGGTCAGTGCCAGTCCTGAGACTGCCCTGGCCGGGCTGGCCGGCGAGGCGGACCAGCTAGGGGGACAGCTCCAGGGAAACAGCCAGCTCTTAGGCCTTCCGAAAGAGGCGTGGGCCCCCCAAAGCCCTACCTCGTGTGATGCAGAAACTTTGGTTCCAGCCTTGGCAGTGGCCCGCGTCCGAAATGGGCCCGAAGCCCGGACCTCCGAGAAGGCGGCCAGCCCGGGCCTGGAGAAGCAGCTGCTGCTCACTGGGGACAACCCCGCTTCCGCCGTCAGGGAGCCGACCACCTGTGGCCCCCGGCCCGCTTCTGCAGCCACCCCCATTCCCTGCGGCCTGGAGCATCTGCCCCCGGAAGACCCTCCCAGGGGACCTTCAGGCAAGCTGGGGGGGCTGCTCCCAGCACCTCCAGCCTGCGGGGATCCTGACAGCCcgcagcccctcccacccccttctcctgccGGGCCCCCTCCACGAAGGGCTGACTGCAGCCCGGCCGCCACAGATGCCGGAGCTGGGCCACCTGCGGCAACTCCCCCATCTTCGAGGACAAGCCCCTGTGGCTTCAAGGAAAGCCTGGCCCACCGCCCCCTCCTGGGGGACCACAGCCCCCTGCAGAACCCTCCCTGGGGCCGGCCTGGCTGCATCCGTGTCTTCACTCCGGCCTGGGGGCAGGACCATCCCGAAGGCAGCGTGTCAGGACCTCCAGAAGATTCCAGAAAGGAGAAGCCAAGGCGCTCTCCTGTCTGTGTCACCAGTTCTCCCTCCAAGAGGCCCGACCCCCCAAGAGTCACCACGAGCACCCCTGCCGGGCCTGACGTTCCCACCGCAGATGGCACAGGGGCAGAAAGAGGCCCTGGGGTTGACCATCCAGCCCCGCACGGCTGGGGAGCCTCACCCCACCGCGGCCCCAGCAGGAGgccccctggccctgcctccccAGACCCCCCAGGCAACAGGCAAGGCCAGGGTGTCACTGCTGTGCCCACCGACCCTTCCACATGGGGGGTGACGGGGCCAGAGTCCTGTGCCTGCCAGGAAGGCAAGGCGGGGGCTGGCCGCTCTAGCGCCATGACGGCCCCCGGAGCGGACACCAGCGACCTCGCCGTCCCCTGCCAGTCCCCGGAGATCCCCCGGGTCAGAACCGCATCTCCCAGCAGCACAGCCCAGGACTCCAGACCTAGCTCTCCCCAGAGCCTCAAAACTGTTCACTGCACACCCCAGAGTCCACAGGGCACCAGACAGAAGGCTGTGTCCACAGAAAATGCCCCCCAGGAGGACGGAACCTCCAGCGGGCGGCCGGTGACCTGTGAAGTGTGTGCAGCCTCCTTCCGCTCCAGGCCGGGCCTGAGCCGCCACAGAGCCCGGAAGCATGGGCTGCACAGGAgcccccccggcccccagccccccgcATGCCAGCCCCCCGGAAAGAGGAGCCGCCGGGCACCTGGGAAGGAGAAGTCCAGCCAGGGGCTGAACGGCCCTGGCCGTGCCACTGGGCTGCATCCTGACCAGGATACAGAGGCTCCTGAGGATGCATCAGGCCCTCAGCCAGCCAGACTCAGTGCAGGGAGCACCCTGGGCTGTTCCCCCAGCCGGGAACCTCATCCCCCAGGTCCGGGCGAGCCGGGAGAGGACATGAGGCCCGCAGAGCCCAGGAAGCAGGCCCCACTGGTGAGGGACAAACGCTGTCCCAAACAGGCAGACAAAGGAAGCGGCCAGCGGCGGGGCCGGACGCCCGTGGATGTCCCCAGCAAGATGGAGGGGAAGTTGCAGGAAAAGGGGAGAAAGCCAAGAGCCAGGAGGTTCCGGGAGGCGAGCGGTCCTCCGGTCAGTCCTGGTGTGATTTCTGGAAGAAGCCGCCGCCGGGGTCTGTCCACTGCAACTGCCAGTCCCCTGGGGCCTCCGGGCAGCCTCCTCTCAGTGCAGACCGAGCCGGATGCCAACGCCTGCTGGCCCGGGGTGATGGAGAACGCGGTGGACACAGATCCGGAGGAGACGCCCGCGCAGAGGTCACTCCAGGATTGGATGACctgtgtggagggggtggggtgggcgccACCTGGGGACAGGCCCAGGGGACAGAAGGCAGCCCTGAccaggggctgctgggggcccagggaggccagaACATCCGACGTGCACAAAGAGCCAGCGTGGGCAGCTGGGGCCGAACCTGCAGGGCACTGCAGAGCAGTGGAGAGTGGATCAGGACAAGGAGtcggggaggggcctgggccCTCCTGGAGCCCCCCAGGCCCTCAGGAGACACATGTGTCTGCCGGAGGCGCCAACAGCagctgctcccccagccccctgcacAACCCAGAAGCGCAGGTCAGCGTCCAGGCATGTGAGGGCGCAGCTCCAGGAGCTCCCAGCCCAGGTCTCAGGGACCCTCTGAGCCTGTTTGATGATGAAGCCTCGTTTTCGCAGCTCTTCCCTCTGGGCGACCGCTGGACGCAGAAGAAGAACCCCCGAGTCTACGGCAAGCGCTGTAAAAAGCCgaaggccccgcccccgccggagCCCCTCCGCGAGGTGGGGGCCTGCCTCGCGCTGGGCTCGGCGGGCCTGTCCACGGACCTCAGCGACtcgggctctctctgcctctcccacgaGGACCCGTGGGGTGACGAGGCCTCGGGTCTGCCGGAGTCCTTCCTGCTGGAGGGCTTCCTGAGCAGCAAGGTGCCCGGCATTGACccctgggcccccagccccagcctgtgGGCCCTGGAGGCCGACCCGGGGGGGGACTCTGCGGAGGACGTGCCCCCTCGCCACACGGAGGACCGCGGGTCAGAGAACATTCCCGAGCTGCACATGGTTCCGGCGTCTTGGCGAGACCTGGACCTGCAGGTCCCAGCTGAAGGGGTGGCCTCTTCTCTAGGagagctgagcccagagccccccGACCTGGAGCAGGAACGCTACGACAGCGGGCCCCCCGGGGCGGCCGTGGACCTGGAGATGCTCCGCACCAAGCTGGACGAGCAGGACCTGGGCTTCCTGACGCCCCGGGACGACCCCGGGGGTGTCCTCAGCACGGGCTCCTTAGACTTCGCGGAGCCGCCGAGCCCGGGCGCCGCCGGGGCGGGGGGAGCGCCGGGCCGGGACCGGCCGGCCAAGGCCAGCAGGGCGTCCTACAAGTGCAAGGTGTGCTTCCAGCGCTTCCGCGGCCTGGGCGAGCTGGACCTGCACAAGCTGGCCCAcagccccgcgccgccgcccACCTGCTACCTGTGCGTGGCGCGCAGGTTCGGCTCCCGCGAGCGGCTGCGGGCGCACCTGCAGGAGAAGCACGCGCAGAGCGGCCCGGGCCGCTGGGCCTGCGGCATGTGCGGGCGCGCGGCCGCCGACGTCTGGATGTACAACGAGCACCTGCGGGAGCACGCGCTGCGGTTCGCCCGCAAGGGGCCGGCGCGGGGGTCCCTCGGGGACTGGGGCGCCGGCCGGCGGGGCGCACGCGTCccgggcggcggcgcggggcaGGCGTCCGGACCCCGCGGGGGCGGGCGCTCCCCGGCCGACGGGCGCCCCGGGGAGGCGTCGGGGCCGCAGCCGGGGGCCGGGAGAGGGTCGCCGAGGGACAGCGCGAGACCCCCGGCTGCGGCCGCCCGCCCCGGCCCGGAGCGCACCCCGGCGCCGGACGGGGCCTCGGCGGGCAGCAGCGGCCCCGCGGCCTGCGGgaagccccctcctccccgcgGCCCTGCCCAGGCGCGCGCCGGCCGCTCCCCGCCGCCCCGGGCCGGCCGCGCGCCCCCCGCCTGCGAGGACCCGTCGCGCGACTGCCACCACTGCGGCAAGCGCTTCCCGAAGCCCTTCAAGCTGCAGCGCCACCTGGCGGTGCACAGCCCGCAGCGCGTCTACCTGTGCCCGCGCTGCCCGCGCGTGTACCCCGAGCACGAGCAGCTGCGCGCGCACCTGGGCGGGGCGCACGGCGCGCGGGGGCCGCTGGAGCTGCCGCACACGGCGCTCTACGCCTGCGAGCTGTGTGCGCACGTCACGCGCGTCAGCCGGCGGTCGCTCGTGTGCAGCGCCTGCAACTACACCTTCGCCCGGAAGGAGCAGTTCGAGCGGCACATGCGCAAGCACCGGGGCGGGGCGCAGCCGCCCTTCGCCTTCCGCCGCGTGCGCAGGCCCGGCGCCCCCGCCCCCAAGGCGCCGGCCCGCGAGGGCGCGCTGCCCAGCAAGCGGCGCCGGGTGGCCGCGCCCGGCAGCCCCGCGGGGCCCGGCGCCCGGGGGCCTCTGTCCTGGGGCTGCAGCCCGCCCCGGAGCGAGGGGTCGCTCCCAGCCCTGCTCCAGCCCTGCCCAGAAGCAGCCCCTGGCACCACCAAGGGGCAGCCCGGGACCCCGGAGAGGCCTGTAGACCCCGTGGGCCACCCGGGGACGGGGGGCGACGTGCCCTCTGACCTCCAGGAGCCGCTGCCCCCGGCTCTGTCTCCTTTCCCCGCGGCCTCCGCTGATGGCCAAGGTGGCCGCAAGCCAGGCGGAGCCCCTGGGAGGTCCGCAGGTGAGGCTTCTCCAGGCAGCCCTGGGCCTCCTCTGCAGCAGGCTCTCCCGCTGGGGGGGTCCGTGCCCCGGCCAGGGTCCAGAGGccaagatggagaggaaaagagggcTACTGGCCCATTCTCAGGGAAACGCAGGACCCCAAGTACCCCTGACCTTTGCCTGGAAGCCccgtccctcccccagaaggagaagcaggtgtcCACAGGCCTCACGGTGCCCGAGGGAGGTACAGGGGGACCCTCCCACAAGGGCAGTGCGGTCAAGCCTTGGGGTGGCCGGAGTTCCTCAAAGGACAGGTCGGCTATGCCCACCCCCAGCAAAGCCCCCAGGTTCCCGGTACAACCGAAGAAGGTCGTGGCCAGTCCGACACCCACAGAGCTGACCCATGGCACTGAGCCTACCACCCTCAAAGCCAAGCCGAGCCCCAGCACCCAGGGCAGTGGAGGCCCACGGCACGGCAGCAAGACAGCAGGTGGCAGCCAGCCCCAGCCAGCCAGCGGGCAGCTCCAGAGTGAGACGGCCACGACCCCAGCCAAGCCCGACTGCCCAGGCCAGGGCCCCGCCCCAGACAAGCACCCTCCTCGAGCCAAAAGTTCTCCCAAGGGGCCAAGGGGAGCCAGTGACCAGGGTTCCCGAGGGAGCCTGGGCACCAGGGAGGATGGGGAGGTCAgcgagaagaaaaggaagggccGGGCCCCAGGGCCAAGCAAGAGTGAGAGTGTGGGGAGCTTGGGGAGAGCCCACTTGGTCCCTGACAAGCCCCCCCGGGCCCCCCGAAAACAGGCGACGCCCAGCCGTGTGCTCCCCACCAAGGCCAGGCCCAGTAACCAGAGCAGCCCGATGCCACCCCAGCCGTCAGAGCCACGGCAGGCGGGCCCCGGACACACCCATGGGGACTGCAGACGCAGCAAGGAGGGACAGGGCAAGGCCTTCCCCCAGGGGAGACCCCTGCAGAGACCCCCGAAGAGGGACAGAGCTGTCCACGGTGCTGAACCAGCCGACCGCCGTGCCTGCCGGACTGCCGCCTCCCAGAACGACCTCCTCAGCCAGCTCTTCGGGCAGAGACTGACCAGTTTCAAGATCCCGTTAAAGAAGGACCCTCCCGAGTAG